One Desulfocurvibacter africanus subsp. africanus DSM 2603 genomic region harbors:
- a CDS encoding selenium metabolism-associated LysR family transcriptional regulator — protein sequence MDIRRLEAFCKVYELGSFSKAGQDLFLSQPTISAHVSSLEEELGVQLFDRLGRMILPTLAGKVLFRYAKEAFLSLENAKAEIQLLQDKISGDLVIGGSTIPAHYILPRVLADFTKRYPDVHVDLRVGDTVSVVDMVTRGDLILGVVGAELDRPELEFIPLKDDQLVIVASPKLNRPIGKTLGTKEICTWPWVMRERGSGTRKAFEKGLLAIGLDIRCLNISLTVESTEAVLQCVLSGFGVGITSRIAAQAYIDRGELLELNAPSLAIRRRFYLIRHEKRHIFPVTRYFIDFLMNACR from the coding sequence ATGGATATCCGAAGACTTGAAGCCTTCTGCAAGGTGTACGAATTGGGAAGCTTTTCCAAGGCGGGACAGGATCTGTTTCTCTCTCAACCAACCATAAGCGCCCATGTTTCCAGCTTGGAGGAAGAGTTGGGCGTTCAACTCTTCGATCGCCTGGGTCGCATGATTTTGCCCACACTGGCCGGCAAGGTTCTCTTTCGTTATGCCAAAGAAGCCTTTCTCAGCCTTGAGAATGCCAAGGCGGAGATCCAGCTGCTGCAGGATAAGATCTCGGGGGATTTGGTCATCGGCGGCAGTACTATACCCGCGCACTACATACTGCCCCGCGTTCTTGCCGATTTCACCAAACGTTACCCCGACGTGCATGTGGATCTCAGGGTCGGGGATACCGTTTCGGTAGTCGATATGGTCACTCGCGGTGATCTCATTTTAGGTGTTGTCGGCGCTGAACTGGATAGGCCGGAACTCGAGTTCATCCCGCTAAAGGATGACCAGCTCGTTATCGTGGCCTCGCCCAAGCTCAATCGGCCCATAGGCAAGACTCTCGGCACAAAGGAGATCTGCACATGGCCCTGGGTTATGCGCGAGCGTGGTTCCGGTACGCGTAAGGCCTTTGAAAAAGGCTTGCTGGCAATCGGCTTGGACATTCGCTGCCTGAATATCTCGCTTACGGTGGAGAGCACCGAGGCGGTGCTGCAATGCGTCCTGTCTGGCTTCGGAGTAGGCATCACTTCCCGCATAGCGGCTCAGGCCTATATCGACAGAGGCGAACTCCTGGAGTTGAATGCGCCTTCCTTGGCTATCAGACGCCGCTTTTATCTCATTCGTCACGAGAAGCGCCACATATTCCCTGTCACACGCTACTTCATTGATTTTTTGATGAATGCCTGCCGATGA
- the selD gene encoding selenide, water dikinase SelD: MSKISLVDKVKASGUAAKIPPGDLEEILVDLRTDADPRVLSGVAANEDAAIIRFPVGKALVQTLDFFTPIVNDPYRFGQIAAANSLSDIYAMGGEPLCAMNIVCFPAKRMDKAILRDILRGGLDKVREAGALLAGGHSVEDVEIKYGLSVSGVVDEDRYATNGGLCPGDRLVLTKPLGTGILATAIKARWEGHERMEDLLYQWASRLNRVAGQIIREVGLKGATDVTGFGLGGHLLEMANASGQCVQIDAQSVPILPEALELAGMGLVPEGSHANRKFCSHAVTASTDVDPVRLDCIFDAQTSGGMILAVPEALLEQVRAMLQSHGEPADCIGRVLEDQAGPRLQIV; encoded by the coding sequence ATGAGCAAGATCAGCCTGGTGGATAAGGTCAAGGCTTCGGGCTGAGCAGCCAAAATACCTCCGGGGGACCTGGAGGAGATTCTTGTCGATCTGCGGACGGATGCCGATCCGCGGGTACTCAGTGGTGTGGCGGCTAATGAGGATGCGGCCATCATCAGATTTCCCGTGGGCAAGGCCTTGGTTCAGACCCTCGATTTCTTCACACCCATTGTCAACGATCCTTACCGCTTCGGTCAGATTGCCGCAGCCAATTCCCTATCCGATATCTACGCCATGGGCGGAGAGCCACTGTGCGCAATGAACATCGTGTGCTTCCCAGCCAAGCGCATGGACAAGGCAATCTTGCGGGATATCCTGCGCGGAGGCTTGGATAAGGTGCGTGAAGCCGGAGCCCTTTTGGCTGGCGGCCACAGCGTCGAAGACGTCGAGATCAAGTACGGTCTCTCCGTTTCCGGTGTTGTGGACGAGGATCGATACGCAACCAATGGCGGTCTTTGCCCTGGCGACAGACTCGTGCTGACCAAGCCCTTGGGCACCGGCATTTTGGCTACGGCCATAAAGGCCCGCTGGGAAGGCCACGAGCGCATGGAGGATCTGCTGTATCAATGGGCAAGCCGGCTCAACCGAGTGGCTGGGCAGATCATCCGCGAAGTGGGACTCAAGGGCGCCACGGATGTCACCGGCTTTGGCCTGGGTGGGCATTTGTTGGAGATGGCCAACGCTTCGGGTCAATGCGTTCAGATCGACGCACAGTCCGTGCCGATACTGCCCGAAGCACTGGAATTGGCGGGCATGGGCCTAGTGCCCGAAGGTAGTCACGCTAATCGTAAATTCTGCAGCCATGCGGTCACTGCTTCAACGGATGTTGATCCGGTCCGACTGGATTGTATTTTCGACGCTCAAACTTCGGGAGGCATGATCCTGGCCGTGCCAGAAGCTCTGTTGGAACAGGTCCGGGCCATGCTGCAGTCCCATGGCGAACCGGCCGATTGCATCGGCCGGGTGCTGGAGGATCAAGCGGGTCCGCGTCTCCAGATTGTCTGA
- a CDS encoding pyridoxal phosphate-dependent aminotransferase — MYAPRPADLTLSHSMPQLPLRPVSISTSSIPGFRTVPRTGVIQVMHRAQTLGFTPDHPEWANLGQGAPSTAQLPDAPQRINCDAWEQEYAPVAGRQDLRMAVAEFYNHFHRQGKRSKYTWRNVCIAPGGRAALTRVAAALGNINLGHFIPDYTAYEELLSVFRSFTPIPIRLDPATAYRTAPSILEREIVSRGLGALLASNPSNPTGRLVAGEELRQWVELSRSYGCALIMDEFYSHYLYGKRDLRVSAAEFVEEVDRDPVLVVDGVTKNWRYPGWRVGWIVGPSTVIEAVASAGSFLDGGANHPLQRAAIKLLSLEGAGREIAAIKTEFSHKRDYLLGELTRLGFVIEALPEGGFYIWASLKALPEEFRDAMVFFERALEEKVIVVPGVFFDVNPDRRRPHSCYRDHIRLSFGPDMEVLRRGVIGLERMFRSRARRYDGAGSAARAGLRGEHTACARAGDRTPPP; from the coding sequence ATGTACGCACCGCGGCCCGCCGACCTAACGCTTTCGCATTCCATGCCCCAACTGCCGTTACGGCCTGTTTCGATCAGCACAAGCAGTATCCCCGGCTTCCGGACCGTACCGCGTACGGGCGTTATCCAGGTCATGCACCGCGCCCAGACCCTCGGCTTCACCCCCGACCATCCGGAGTGGGCCAACCTCGGGCAGGGTGCGCCGTCCACCGCGCAGCTCCCTGACGCGCCGCAGCGCATCAACTGCGATGCCTGGGAGCAGGAGTATGCGCCGGTCGCCGGCAGACAGGACCTGCGCATGGCGGTGGCAGAGTTTTACAACCACTTCCATCGCCAGGGGAAACGCTCCAAGTACACATGGCGCAACGTCTGCATCGCGCCGGGCGGGAGGGCGGCACTGACCCGCGTCGCCGCGGCCCTCGGCAATATTAACCTTGGCCACTTCATCCCGGACTACACGGCCTACGAGGAACTCCTATCCGTATTTCGTTCCTTCACCCCAATCCCCATTCGCCTGGACCCCGCAACCGCCTATCGGACGGCCCCGTCCATTCTGGAGCGGGAAATAGTCAGCCGGGGCCTCGGGGCGCTCCTTGCCTCCAATCCGTCCAATCCTACCGGACGGCTGGTGGCGGGGGAGGAACTCCGGCAGTGGGTGGAACTTTCCAGGTCCTACGGCTGCGCCCTGATCATGGACGAGTTCTATTCCCATTACCTCTACGGAAAGCGTGACCTTCGGGTCTCGGCCGCGGAATTCGTGGAGGAAGTGGACCGGGACCCGGTGCTCGTGGTGGACGGCGTGACCAAGAATTGGCGTTACCCCGGCTGGAGAGTCGGCTGGATTGTGGGGCCGAGCACGGTGATTGAGGCCGTAGCTAGCGCCGGATCGTTCCTGGACGGCGGAGCGAACCACCCGTTGCAGCGCGCGGCCATCAAGTTGCTCTCCCTGGAAGGAGCCGGCCGGGAAATCGCGGCCATCAAGACGGAGTTTAGCCACAAGCGGGACTATCTGCTGGGAGAGCTCACCCGCTTGGGCTTTGTTATTGAGGCCTTGCCAGAGGGAGGCTTCTACATCTGGGCGAGCCTCAAAGCGCTGCCCGAGGAGTTCCGCGATGCCATGGTCTTCTTTGAACGGGCTTTGGAGGAAAAGGTCATCGTGGTGCCCGGGGTGTTTTTCGACGTGAACCCCGACCGGCGGCGCCCCCACTCCTGCTACCGGGACCACATCCGGCTGAGCTTTGGGCCGGACATGGAAGTGCTCCGACGCGGCGTGATCGGGCTGGAGCGGATGTTCCGGAGCCGTGCCCGGAGGTACGATGGCGCTGGATCGGCGGCACGTGCCGGACTCCGTGGTGAGCATACGGCTTGCGCTCGCGCGGGAGATCGCACGCCGCCTCCTTAG
- a CDS encoding methyl-accepting chemotaxis protein, with the protein MRWRDLGLKWKFTTGFGLVLALLLAVGAWSVQGIGGIVGDAEEVIGGNRLRAEFVQKIVDHLNWANTVSSFLNDTQAAELKAQTDPRQCGFGKWYYSDGRTEAETLIPAIKPLLQSIEQPHALLHESAKQISAKRVQVDPALGNFLREKKVDHLLWVNQVNEALTAGSGAKAEVQTDPRLCSLGKWLHSDQTAQLRSSDPALEAVVAQIFAPHEALHRSVLTVNAQIASRRPDQAMEIYRRDTLPAAHATLGALDEVIGLHDSRLHSLEEARAIYADQTLPNLQAVQGLLQDIRAVVDENIMTDERMLQAANTTRIGVLVAAAVALPLGVLLALVIARGIIGPMRKSSELAEHIADGNLDANLDIQQQDEIGVMVESLRAMVEKLRDVVGEVTSAADNVASGSQELSASSESMSQSTSEQAANVEEITASMEEMAASIRQNAENAIQTEKTALRVATEAEHGGEAVDRSVQAMKDIAQKITIIEEIARQTNLLALNAAIEAARAGEAGRGFAVVAAEVRKLAERSGAAAAEISELSTHSVDVAVQAGEMLRKIVPEIRKTADLVQEIAAASKEQDAGADQVNRAVQQLDIVVQQNAAAAEEMASTAEELSSQSEQLLQTISFFRFSTGHDKRRVQPRAALAAQAGKNSGNVQLNGLAVKTVLAHRPSSARTLSATSAKAAIPGDERDMDFERF; encoded by the coding sequence ATGCGCTGGCGCGACCTTGGACTCAAATGGAAATTCACTACTGGCTTTGGCCTGGTCTTGGCCTTACTCCTGGCCGTGGGCGCATGGTCCGTGCAAGGCATCGGAGGCATTGTCGGAGATGCCGAGGAAGTTATCGGGGGTAACAGGCTGCGCGCAGAGTTCGTTCAGAAAATCGTCGATCACCTCAACTGGGCCAACACGGTTTCCAGCTTCCTCAACGATACGCAAGCGGCTGAATTGAAGGCGCAAACCGACCCGCGACAGTGCGGTTTCGGCAAGTGGTACTACAGCGACGGGCGCACAGAGGCAGAGACGCTCATACCGGCAATCAAACCGTTGCTCCAGAGCATAGAGCAGCCCCACGCCCTGCTGCACGAGTCGGCCAAGCAGATCAGCGCCAAGCGGGTACAGGTTGATCCTGCCCTGGGCAACTTCCTGCGTGAAAAGAAGGTCGATCATCTGCTCTGGGTAAACCAGGTAAACGAAGCTCTCACGGCAGGAAGTGGCGCAAAGGCCGAGGTACAGACCGACCCCAGGCTATGCAGCCTCGGCAAATGGCTCCATTCCGACCAGACAGCCCAATTGCGCAGCAGTGATCCAGCCCTTGAGGCAGTCGTTGCCCAGATATTTGCTCCGCACGAGGCCCTGCACAGAAGCGTGCTGACCGTCAACGCTCAAATCGCATCACGCCGGCCTGACCAAGCCATGGAAATCTATCGCAGGGATACCTTGCCCGCCGCGCATGCCACCCTCGGCGCCCTGGACGAGGTCATCGGCTTGCATGATAGCCGCCTGCATAGCCTGGAGGAAGCCCGCGCCATCTACGCCGACCAGACGCTGCCGAATCTTCAAGCCGTCCAGGGGTTGCTGCAAGACATCCGAGCGGTTGTGGACGAAAACATCATGACCGACGAGCGCATGCTCCAGGCAGCCAATACGACGCGCATAGGCGTGCTGGTGGCGGCCGCCGTCGCCCTGCCCCTGGGCGTGCTCCTGGCCTTGGTAATCGCCCGCGGCATTATTGGCCCCATGCGCAAAAGCTCCGAATTGGCCGAACATATAGCCGACGGCAATCTTGATGCGAATCTGGATATCCAACAGCAGGACGAAATCGGCGTGATGGTCGAATCCCTGCGTGCCATGGTGGAGAAACTGCGCGATGTCGTGGGCGAGGTGACCTCCGCGGCGGATAACGTGGCTTCGGGCAGCCAGGAGCTTTCGGCATCCTCCGAGTCCATGTCCCAATCAACGTCGGAGCAAGCCGCCAATGTGGAAGAGATTACCGCCTCCATGGAAGAGATGGCCGCGAGCATCCGCCAGAATGCCGAAAACGCCATCCAGACGGAGAAGACCGCCCTGCGTGTAGCCACGGAGGCCGAGCACGGCGGAGAAGCCGTTGACCGTTCGGTTCAGGCCATGAAAGATATCGCCCAAAAGATTACCATCATCGAGGAAATTGCCCGCCAGACGAACCTCCTGGCCTTGAACGCAGCCATTGAGGCGGCTCGGGCCGGTGAGGCAGGCCGCGGATTCGCTGTCGTCGCAGCGGAAGTCCGCAAGCTGGCCGAGCGTAGCGGCGCGGCAGCCGCGGAAATAAGCGAACTGTCCACCCACAGCGTGGACGTGGCCGTCCAGGCAGGCGAAATGCTGCGCAAGATAGTGCCCGAGATCCGCAAGACCGCTGATTTGGTCCAAGAAATCGCCGCAGCGAGCAAGGAACAAGACGCCGGCGCCGATCAGGTCAATCGCGCCGTGCAGCAACTGGATATCGTGGTGCAGCAGAACGCCGCGGCGGCCGAGGAGATGGCTTCGACAGCCGAGGAGCTTTCCAGCCAGTCCGAGCAGCTGCTGCAGACCATCTCGTTCTTCAGGTTCTCGACCGGTCACGACAAGCGCCGCGTCCAGCCCAGGGCGGCCCTTGCTGCGCAAGCAGGCAAGAACTCAGGCAACGTGCAATTGAATGGTCTGGCCGTGAAAACCGTCCTCGCCCATCGCCCGTCCAGCGCCAGGACCTTGTCCGCCACGTCCGCCAAAGCGGCCATTCCCGGCGATGAGCGGGACATGGATTTCGAACGTTTCTAG
- a CDS encoding TetR/AcrR family transcriptional regulator gives MEKITPILNAARDLFAEKGFEQTPIADIAKKAGVAGGTIIYHFKSKENLLFILIRQILYSLYRHAQDEISAATNGLNAVESYIRAFFTFLDSRGNDFKVLLKTNPFEVINLQEHPNADVKLIFDRYLDLLVDAIKRGQADGSIRDGQPAELGKFIFAALFGSAQLKVVFGDSSTNLRDSALHFARAGLKK, from the coding sequence ATGGAAAAGATCACTCCCATCCTGAACGCCGCACGGGATCTGTTCGCCGAAAAAGGCTTCGAGCAGACGCCCATAGCCGATATCGCCAAGAAAGCCGGGGTTGCGGGCGGAACGATCATTTACCATTTCAAGAGCAAGGAAAACTTGCTTTTCATCCTCATCCGCCAGATTCTCTATTCACTTTATCGCCATGCGCAGGACGAAATCAGTGCCGCCACGAACGGGCTTAACGCCGTCGAAAGCTATATTCGCGCGTTCTTTACTTTTTTGGACTCGCGCGGCAACGATTTCAAGGTCCTGCTAAAGACCAACCCCTTCGAGGTTATCAACCTCCAAGAGCATCCCAATGCCGACGTCAAACTCATCTTCGACCGTTATCTCGACCTCCTTGTAGATGCCATCAAACGCGGCCAAGCAGACGGCAGTATCCGCGATGGTCAACCCGCGGAACTGGGCAAGTTCATCTTCGCCGCCCTTTTCGGTTCAGCCCAACTCAAAGTTGTCTTTGGTGATAGCAGTACGAATCTCAGGGACTCGGCACTGCACTTCGCTCGGGCCGGGCTGAAAAAGTAA
- a CDS encoding glycosyltransferase family 9 protein, which yields MNTLVINLTRFGDLLQTQPVLSGLAAQGRTGLVCLDNFQATTEVLAGLDTVYPLQGAALLASLDRGWLEGLTVLKRYLAKVTSEYPDCRVVNLTPTITARLLASCLGQHRVGFGLDGHGFTTHSNPWAMFLQTASSSRGCSPFNVVDVFRRVAELPPANGCFSLTRPSEEEVSATRTALAGDAPHGSNGFVALQLGASEERRRWPLEHFARLGRLLWEKLSLTPVLLGSPGERPLAERFSALADYPHVDRIGRTNLSSLAATLTCCRLLVTNDTGTMHLAAGLDMPVAAIFLATAQPWDTGPYRQGSLSLEPALACHPCGFGITCEHGLACRQAIKPDVVFGLVRSRLEQGAWSRAQTPGTRAWLAEVEPSGFMGLRSLTDAPDDARTAWVRLQRRFLSRFLDGQEVDPSTVGSEAVMEDSILTGELRAACDLLTLLASQGALLAREPRPALKAKFLGYWQRLQALLAQSGRLKVLGSMLLFEMEARSSDMQGLLTCLRRYLELLQGLRSLVR from the coding sequence ATGAACACGTTGGTCATCAATCTTACCCGCTTTGGGGATCTGCTGCAGACGCAACCCGTGCTGAGCGGCCTGGCTGCTCAGGGCAGGACCGGCTTGGTCTGCCTGGACAATTTCCAGGCCACCACGGAGGTTCTAGCTGGCCTGGATACCGTCTACCCACTTCAGGGCGCGGCTTTGCTGGCGTCCCTGGATCGGGGTTGGCTGGAAGGGCTGACCGTTCTCAAGCGTTACCTCGCGAAAGTTACGTCGGAGTATCCCGACTGCCGCGTTGTCAATCTGACGCCCACCATCACGGCTAGATTGCTGGCCTCGTGCCTGGGGCAGCATCGCGTGGGATTCGGTCTGGATGGCCATGGCTTCACCACGCACTCCAACCCCTGGGCCATGTTTCTGCAGACTGCTTCCTCCAGCCGTGGGTGCAGTCCCTTCAATGTGGTGGATGTCTTTCGTCGGGTTGCTGAGCTGCCTCCGGCCAACGGCTGCTTTAGTCTTACGCGGCCTAGCGAGGAGGAGGTTTCAGCGACACGGACGGCCTTGGCTGGCGACGCGCCGCACGGGAGCAACGGCTTCGTGGCCTTGCAACTCGGTGCCAGCGAGGAACGCAGACGCTGGCCCCTGGAACATTTTGCCCGCTTGGGGCGCTTGCTGTGGGAAAAACTGTCCCTGACGCCCGTGCTCCTGGGCAGCCCTGGCGAGCGGCCGCTGGCCGAGCGGTTTTCCGCACTGGCCGACTACCCTCATGTGGACCGCATCGGTCGTACGAACCTGTCGAGCCTGGCCGCGACATTGACCTGTTGCAGGCTGCTGGTCACCAACGACACAGGGACCATGCACCTGGCCGCGGGACTGGACATGCCGGTGGCCGCCATCTTCCTGGCCACGGCACAGCCATGGGACACGGGACCTTACCGTCAGGGCAGTCTGAGTCTTGAGCCGGCGCTTGCCTGCCATCCTTGCGGATTCGGCATCACCTGCGAACATGGCCTGGCCTGCCGTCAGGCCATCAAGCCGGATGTAGTATTCGGGCTGGTGCGTTCCCGGCTGGAACAGGGTGCGTGGAGCCGGGCGCAAACGCCTGGGACGCGGGCCTGGTTGGCCGAGGTTGAGCCGTCCGGCTTCATGGGCCTGCGCTCGCTCACCGATGCTCCGGACGATGCGCGAACAGCCTGGGTCAGGTTGCAGCGCCGCTTCCTGAGCCGCTTCCTGGATGGTCAGGAGGTGGATCCTTCGACCGTTGGGTCTGAAGCGGTTATGGAGGATTCGATTTTGACCGGGGAGCTGAGGGCCGCGTGCGATCTCCTGACTCTGCTGGCCAGCCAGGGCGCGTTGTTGGCCAGGGAGCCCAGGCCTGCCCTTAAGGCAAAATTTCTCGGATACTGGCAACGTTTGCAGGCTTTGCTGGCCCAAAGCGGACGGCTCAAGGTGCTGGGAAGCATGCTTCTGTTCGAAATGGAAGCGCGTTCGTCCGATATGCAAGGCCTGTTGACCTGCCTGCGGAGGTATCTTGAATTGCTCCAGGGGCTGCGCTCCCTGGTCAGATAG
- a CDS encoding SOS response-associated peptidase, with amino-acid sequence MCGRFALAIPRTRLEEHFRVELPELPGRYNIAPGQDVLAVIVEPDDSGRRQGRLFRWGLVPFWAKDAKIGNKLVNARIESAADKPAFRSAFARRRCIIPAQGFYEWRKAGRESVPYFYELTTGEPMGLAGLWESWHPQQGDTLFTCVILTCPANELVAQVHERMPVVLRREDYEVWLAQAAPGPELAASLALPRRPEEFSARRVSPKVNTPRSDGPELLSPWPPV; translated from the coding sequence ATGTGTGGTCGTTTCGCCCTGGCCATCCCCAGGACCCGACTTGAGGAGCATTTCCGGGTCGAGTTGCCGGAGTTGCCAGGTCGCTACAACATAGCTCCCGGCCAGGATGTGCTGGCCGTGATCGTCGAGCCGGACGACTCGGGTCGGCGGCAGGGCCGTTTGTTCCGTTGGGGATTGGTGCCCTTCTGGGCCAAGGATGCCAAGATCGGCAACAAGCTGGTCAATGCGCGGATCGAAAGCGCCGCGGACAAGCCTGCCTTCCGTAGCGCCTTCGCCCGCAGGCGCTGCATCATCCCGGCCCAAGGCTTCTATGAATGGCGCAAAGCCGGCCGGGAGTCAGTGCCCTACTTCTATGAACTGACCACGGGAGAGCCCATGGGTCTGGCAGGCTTGTGGGAATCCTGGCATCCCCAACAGGGAGACACTCTCTTCACGTGCGTCATCCTGACCTGCCCCGCCAATGAACTGGTGGCGCAGGTACACGAGCGCATGCCTGTTGTGCTGCGACGTGAGGATTATGAGGTCTGGCTGGCGCAGGCCGCGCCAGGGCCCGAGTTGGCCGCGTCCTTGGCCTTGCCGCGCAGGCCTGAGGAATTCTCGGCGCGGCGCGTATCTCCAAAGGTCAATACGCCTCGGTCTGACGGCCCGGAACTTCTCAGCCCTTGGCCCCCAGTGTGA
- a CDS encoding ribonuclease H-like domain-containing protein, translated as MLQHSFCHIPGIGLKSERKLWRHGIHRWEDWLSCETSVLSEAKRALAKPSLEASVQALARRDAEHFAVILPVSEQWRLFPDFRDSVAYVDIETTGLGFGEDAITSIALYDGRQVRTYVQGRNLEAFEQDIASYDLLVTFNGKCFDVPFLERHFRTRLTKAHIDLRYVLRQIGYRGGLKACEKMLGLGRDELDGVDGYFAVLLWKEYQETGDEQFLETLLAYNVADVLSLEALLVHACNARLEDTPFYALHALESPVAPANPHLAQAAVIEHIRMRYGLYG; from the coding sequence ATGCTGCAACACAGCTTTTGTCACATTCCGGGCATTGGGCTCAAGAGCGAGCGTAAGCTTTGGCGGCATGGCATACATCGCTGGGAGGACTGGCTCTCCTGCGAGACCTCCGTGCTCTCCGAGGCGAAGCGCGCCCTGGCCAAACCGAGCCTGGAAGCGTCCGTGCAGGCCCTGGCCCGCCGCGACGCCGAACACTTCGCCGTGATCCTGCCGGTCAGCGAGCAGTGGCGGCTTTTCCCCGACTTCCGCGACTCCGTGGCCTACGTGGATATCGAAACCACGGGCCTTGGTTTCGGCGAGGACGCCATAACGAGCATCGCCCTCTACGACGGCCGCCAAGTGCGCACCTATGTCCAGGGTCGCAACCTGGAGGCCTTCGAGCAGGACATCGCGAGCTACGACCTGCTGGTGACCTTCAACGGCAAATGCTTCGACGTGCCCTTCCTCGAAAGACATTTTCGCACCCGCCTGACCAAGGCGCACATCGACCTGCGCTATGTGCTGCGCCAGATCGGCTATCGGGGCGGACTCAAGGCCTGCGAAAAGATGCTCGGCCTGGGCCGCGACGAACTCGACGGCGTGGACGGCTACTTCGCCGTCCTGCTATGGAAGGAGTACCAGGAGACTGGCGACGAGCAGTTCCTGGAAACGCTGCTGGCTTACAACGTGGCCGATGTGCTCAGCCTGGAGGCGCTTCTTGTGCATGCCTGCAACGCCCGGCTCGAAGACACGCCGTTCTATGCCCTTCATGCCCTGGAGTCGCCCGTTGCCCCCGCCAACCCTCACCTGGCCCAGGCAGCGGTTATCGAGCATATCCGCATGCGCTACGGGCTGTACGGCTGA
- a CDS encoding endonuclease/exonuclease/phosphatase family protein: MDETGSQRRLTAATYNIHAWVGTDGQWNPSRVLEIMQALDVDILALQEVDFLWSEGATAEEVLCREMGCQVLPGPTMVRGTSRYGNMLLTRLPVLSYDQRDLAVDGREPRCCIDALLDADGTSVRVLATHLGLKRNERICQVRSLLAALDEDGEYPTILLGDFNFWMPLFGASARLTHRVKASPLTRTFPANRPLLALDRIYLSDGMRFGRVGSLDTPATRLASDHLPLRAEIILS, translated from the coding sequence ATGGACGAGACGGGCTCGCAGCGCAGACTGACTGCGGCTACGTACAACATCCACGCCTGGGTCGGCACCGACGGCCAATGGAATCCCTCTCGCGTGCTGGAGATCATGCAGGCGCTGGACGTTGATATCCTGGCCTTGCAGGAAGTGGACTTCCTGTGGAGCGAAGGGGCCACGGCCGAGGAGGTCCTGTGCCGCGAGATGGGCTGCCAAGTCCTGCCCGGGCCGACCATGGTCCGTGGCACGAGCCGCTACGGCAACATGCTGCTCACGCGCCTGCCCGTTCTCAGTTACGATCAGCGCGATCTGGCCGTTGATGGGCGCGAGCCGCGCTGCTGCATCGACGCGCTGCTGGACGCCGACGGAACGAGCGTGCGCGTGCTGGCCACGCATCTTGGCTTGAAGCGCAATGAACGTATCTGCCAGGTGCGGTCGCTCCTGGCGGCCCTGGATGAGGACGGGGAGTATCCCACGATCCTGCTGGGCGACTTCAATTTCTGGATGCCGCTCTTTGGCGCCTCGGCCAGGCTGACGCACCGGGTCAAGGCCTCGCCGCTCACGCGTACCTTCCCGGCCAACCGCCCGCTGCTGGCCCTGGACCGCATATACCTTTCCGACGGCATGCGCTTCGGCCGAGTGGGATCGTTGGACACGCCGGCCACGCGCCTGGCTTCGGATCACCTACCCTTGCGGGCCGAGATCATCCTGTCCTGA
- a CDS encoding DUF2905 domain-containing protein: MAPLGKLLIIFGVVLVAVGLVMLFSDKLPFLNRLGRLPGDLVIEREHFRFYFPIVTSIILSIVLTILLNIFRK; the protein is encoded by the coding sequence ATGGCTCCACTCGGCAAGCTGCTCATCATCTTCGGCGTGGTGCTGGTCGCCGTGGGCCTGGTCATGCTCTTTTCGGATAAGTTGCCTTTCTTGAATCGCCTAGGCCGCCTGCCGGGCGACCTCGTCATCGAGCGGGAGCACTTCCGCTTCTATTTCCCCATCGTAACGTCCATCATCCTGTCCATCGTCCTGACCATTCTGCTGAACATCTTCAGGAAGTAG
- a CDS encoding type VI secretion lipoprotein TssJ encodes MASYSIPIWFFLLPLIVGCGGKSGSVIWSHSKDAISLEIVADGSLNQYAGEPHTLALCVHQLSDPDKFGELSGTPSGVLALLKCDSFDASVSGYRRIVAQPGEQKILFLDRAENARFIGISAGYYNVNPAQATRLFEIPIDEHKQGYIPFFRDTVRQPGRLKINLLLDPQEIQDVGGD; translated from the coding sequence ATGGCAAGCTATTCCATTCCCATATGGTTTTTTTTGCTGCCGCTCATCGTCGGCTGCGGCGGCAAGTCCGGCAGTGTCATATGGTCCCACTCCAAGGACGCAATATCCCTGGAGATTGTTGCGGATGGAAGCCTGAATCAATACGCTGGTGAACCGCACACGCTGGCGCTTTGCGTCCATCAGCTTTCCGATCCCGATAAATTCGGTGAACTCTCGGGGACCCCCTCAGGCGTGCTCGCCCTGCTCAAGTGCGACAGTTTCGATGCAAGCGTCTCCGGCTACAGGCGTATCGTCGCCCAACCAGGCGAACAGAAAATCCTTTTCCTGGACAGGGCCGAGAATGCCCGCTTTATCGGCATATCCGCCGGCTACTACAACGTAAATCCGGCTCAGGCCACCCGGCTGTTCGAGATCCCCATCGATGAGCACAAGCAGGGCTATATTCCATTTTTCAGGGATACCGTGCGCCAGCCCGGTCGGCTCAAGATCAATCTCCTCCTGGACCCCCAGGAGATTCAAGATGTCGGGGGAGATTAA